The following proteins are encoded in a genomic region of Planococcus lenghuensis:
- a CDS encoding YppE family protein: MTLKERSIALLRECDRSRSRFFEMREQDRSPDFYKEVKPHADHWHLQIDEWQKEASEYIRLNRPKHVHKMQIDNAAEGMGQFIVQSFFKETGKKRFIQTIQAAEYTLQTLIRAIEETGEKQ; the protein is encoded by the coding sequence ATGACATTGAAAGAACGTTCAATTGCTTTACTCCGGGAATGTGACCGGTCCCGCAGCCGCTTTTTTGAGATGCGCGAGCAGGACAGGTCTCCCGATTTTTATAAAGAAGTGAAACCGCATGCCGATCATTGGCATCTGCAAATAGATGAGTGGCAGAAAGAAGCCTCGGAATATATCCGGCTTAACCGGCCGAAACACGTGCACAAGATGCAAATTGACAATGCAGCGGAAGGAATGGGGCAGTTCATTGTCCAGAGCTTTTTTAAAGAGACGGGGAAAAAGCGCTTTATCCAAACCATCCAGGCTGCCGAATATACCCTTCAGACGCTGATCCGAGCAATCGAAGAAACAGGTGAAAAACAATGA
- the recU gene encoding Holliday junction resolvase RecU, whose amino-acid sequence MAINYPNGKKFSPANSKPKKQVKKDFSFSNRGKTLEDELNESNAYYLERGFAVIHKKPIPLQIVKVDYPSRSSAVIREAYFRTPSTTDYNGVWNGIYIDFEAKETRNKTSFPLKNIHEHQVRHMAQVIRQQGKAFLIIRFSSLDRYFVVPFSLLEDSWNRMIGGGRKSIELAEIEQAGIEVIPGMYPRIDYLPAFEQLYRNEESEER is encoded by the coding sequence ATGGCAATCAATTACCCCAACGGCAAAAAATTTTCACCTGCCAACTCAAAACCTAAAAAACAGGTAAAAAAGGACTTTTCTTTCAGCAATCGGGGAAAGACACTGGAAGACGAATTGAATGAATCGAATGCTTATTATCTGGAGCGGGGATTTGCAGTCATTCACAAAAAGCCGATTCCGCTGCAGATCGTTAAAGTCGATTATCCGTCAAGGAGTTCTGCTGTTATTCGCGAGGCTTACTTCCGCACTCCGTCGACAACCGATTATAACGGCGTCTGGAATGGAATTTATATCGACTTTGAAGCAAAGGAAACGCGGAATAAAACGTCGTTTCCGCTAAAGAACATTCACGAGCACCAGGTCCGGCATATGGCACAGGTTATCCGTCAGCAAGGCAAAGCTTTTCTGATTATCCGTTTCTCTTCACTGGACAGATACTTTGTCGTGCCGTTTTCTCTGCTTGAGGACAGCTGGAACCGCATGATTGGCGGCGGCCGCAAGTCAATCGAACTTGCAGAAATCGAACAGGCCGGCATCGAAGTCATACCAGGCATGTATCCGCGCATCGATTACCTGCCCGCCTTTGAACAATTATACCGAAACGAAGAAAGCGAGGAACGATAA
- a CDS encoding penicillin-binding protein 1A, translating into MSDRPTSRGERRRAPDTRNRSGNRKNNRKGKKQPAGSIHWLRVLLLTILAIGTLLFVGGAGLFAFYASSAPELDEELLRDPITPVFLAADGETEIPYITAEIREYVEYENIPAVLENAILATEDNRFYSHFGIDPIRLGGAVIANITDGFGSEGASTITQQVIKNSILSGDKTLERKAQEAYLAYQLEQEYEKEDIFEMYFNKILMSGNIYGFGTASEYFFGKPVNELELHEAALLAGMPQSPNNYNPFKNPEEAEHRRNVVLSLMEQHDKITEAEKEAAQAIPVTESLLPEAERPQPPDGDYTAFMELVEDELESLDFDFSLNEGLIIHTTLEPDVQQTVNTVLESAIFFNEEVESALTVVDTDTGAIRAIGAAREYSGDVRVNYATSRDRVNGSTIKPLISYGPAIEYLDWSTGQTVVDEEITYTDSDQVIRNFDGDYLGEMTLREALYRSRNVPSVETLKAVGPERVSEFTQKLGLDFGNIYEAAALGAPDKKISTVEMAGAFAAFGNGGIYTDPHTITKIVTRDGTEHIVKPEPVEAMEESTAYMITDILRDVVNPNIQGATGATAAVSGVDIAGKTGTTNYSPAELEDYGLATSFAPDIWFAGYSPDYSISVWSGYPSRANGINTDLREERTLAQRLFSTVMTQISEGDEQERFEQPESVVELEVEVGSDPLRLASRYTPSSLRSNELFERGTEPSSVSRQYVPVEPSAPSNLQADVNEDAQSVTLDWAFNDDRDGVRFAVSVNGSALTTTESTEYTYSGLEPGTTYTFSVVAVKDGEESDPASVSVQIAAPIVEPEPEEPVEEEPPAEESETEEPVTEEPPTEEEPPAEEPETEEPPADEGENTEEPAEGETAPPAEGGDSGSGTDENAEGAGNDPASDEGEGNNAETQASQSSTGNSDDSADSNDTSETPADNSEENTENQ; encoded by the coding sequence GTGAGTGACAGACCCACTTCCCGCGGAGAACGCCGGCGAGCGCCGGACACCCGCAACAGATCAGGCAACAGAAAAAACAACAGAAAAGGCAAGAAGCAACCGGCGGGCAGCATTCACTGGCTGCGAGTGCTCCTCTTAACAATATTGGCTATCGGAACATTGCTGTTTGTCGGCGGTGCCGGTCTCTTTGCTTTTTATGCCAGCAGTGCGCCGGAATTGGATGAAGAGCTTCTCCGGGATCCGATAACCCCCGTCTTCCTTGCGGCGGACGGTGAAACGGAAATTCCTTATATTACAGCAGAAATACGGGAATACGTGGAATATGAAAATATTCCGGCAGTGCTGGAAAACGCCATTCTTGCGACTGAAGATAACCGGTTCTACAGCCATTTCGGCATTGATCCGATCCGTCTCGGCGGCGCAGTCATCGCCAATATCACAGATGGTTTCGGTTCAGAAGGAGCCTCCACTATCACCCAGCAAGTGATCAAGAATTCCATCCTTTCTGGTGACAAGACACTTGAACGTAAAGCCCAAGAGGCCTATCTTGCATACCAGCTGGAGCAGGAATATGAAAAAGAGGACATTTTTGAAATGTATTTCAATAAGATTCTGATGTCGGGAAATATTTACGGATTCGGCACAGCTTCTGAATACTTTTTTGGCAAACCGGTAAACGAATTGGAACTTCATGAAGCAGCGCTGCTGGCCGGCATGCCCCAAAGCCCGAATAATTACAACCCATTTAAAAATCCGGAAGAAGCTGAACACCGGCGCAATGTTGTGCTGAGTCTTATGGAACAGCACGACAAAATTACAGAAGCTGAAAAAGAAGCAGCACAGGCAATTCCAGTCACCGAATCGCTGTTGCCGGAAGCAGAGCGGCCACAGCCGCCGGATGGTGACTATACAGCGTTTATGGAACTTGTCGAAGATGAACTGGAAAGCCTTGATTTTGACTTTTCCCTGAACGAAGGCCTTATCATCCATACGACCCTTGAGCCTGACGTGCAACAGACCGTCAACACTGTGCTTGAATCAGCCATTTTCTTCAATGAAGAAGTCGAATCGGCATTGACAGTCGTCGACACGGATACTGGAGCGATCCGCGCAATCGGAGCTGCCCGTGAATACAGCGGAGATGTCCGGGTGAATTATGCCACGTCACGGGACCGGGTGAATGGCTCCACCATCAAACCGCTGATCAGTTACGGACCGGCAATCGAATACTTGGACTGGTCGACCGGTCAGACGGTAGTGGATGAAGAAATCACCTACACAGACAGCGATCAGGTCATCCGCAATTTCGACGGCGACTACCTCGGCGAGATGACGCTGCGCGAAGCGCTGTACCGCTCACGGAATGTCCCTTCAGTGGAAACGCTGAAAGCGGTCGGGCCTGAACGCGTCTCGGAATTCACACAGAAATTAGGCCTTGATTTCGGAAATATTTATGAAGCGGCAGCACTTGGTGCGCCGGACAAGAAGATTTCCACGGTTGAAATGGCCGGTGCTTTTGCCGCTTTCGGCAATGGCGGTATCTATACAGATCCGCACACCATCACAAAAATCGTGACGCGCGACGGAACTGAACATATCGTAAAACCGGAACCTGTCGAAGCAATGGAAGAAAGCACCGCTTATATGATCACCGATATCCTGCGGGACGTGGTCAATCCGAACATCCAAGGGGCTACAGGCGCCACCGCTGCCGTATCCGGAGTGGATATTGCGGGTAAAACCGGCACAACCAACTACAGTCCCGCCGAGCTCGAAGATTATGGCTTAGCCACGAGTTTTGCGCCGGATATCTGGTTTGCCGGGTATTCCCCGGATTACTCGATTTCCGTCTGGAGCGGGTATCCGTCGAGAGCCAATGGGATCAATACGGATTTGCGCGAGGAACGGACACTTGCACAACGCCTTTTCAGCACAGTTATGACGCAGATTTCCGAGGGAGACGAGCAAGAGCGGTTTGAACAGCCGGAATCGGTTGTGGAACTTGAAGTTGAAGTCGGTTCCGATCCGCTTCGGCTTGCGAGCCGCTACACACCTTCTTCCCTCCGCAGCAATGAATTATTCGAGCGCGGTACGGAACCATCCAGTGTATCCAGACAGTACGTCCCGGTAGAACCATCTGCTCCATCAAATCTGCAGGCCGACGTCAATGAAGATGCACAATCGGTTACGCTTGACTGGGCCTTTAACGATGATAGAGACGGTGTCCGGTTTGCCGTATCAGTCAACGGCTCTGCACTGACCACTACTGAAAGTACCGAGTACACATACAGCGGTCTTGAACCAGGAACGACTTATACATTCAGTGTAGTCGCTGTGAAAGACGGAGAAGAAAGTGATCCTGCATCTGTAAGCGTACAGATTGCGGCTCCTATCGTTGAACCGGAGCCGGAAGAGCCGGTTGAAGAAGAACCGCCGGCTGAAGAATCGGAAACAGAGGAACCGGTGACGGAAGAACCGCCAACTGAAGAAGAACCGCCTGCTGAAGAACCGGAAACAGAAGAACCGCCTGCAGATGAAGGAGAAAATACCGAAGAACCGGCTGAAGGTGAAACGGCTCCTCCTGCCGAAGGCGGCGATAGCGGCTCCGGAACTGATGAAAATGCAGAAGGAGCTGGAAATGATCCGGCTTCCGATGAAGGAGAAGGCAATAATGCGGAAACACAGGCTTCCCAATCCTCCACCGGCAATTCTGATGATTCTGCTGACAGCAATGACACTAGCGAAACTCCTGCAGATAACAGCGAAGAAAATACCGAAAACCAATAA
- a CDS encoding aldehyde dehydrogenase family protein, producing MATTTDPLTVHALINGEKVETKDKITRENPSNPEEIVGYAPLNTKEDAVRAIDAADEAFKEWRKTTLDERIERMERAIQKLRDSQKEITEVLSREHGKPIYDAEGELIVSLMWMEHACKTAKDVLGDDVREDENGRTIIKRDPIGVVSAIAPWNYPISLSTIKVAPALLAGNTIVVKPSPLAPLAVTIVLDIIAQEFPPGVLNVLNGEAEVGIELTSNPKVMKIAFTGGTETGRKIMAAAAPTIKKLTLELGGNDPAIVLPSFDVNDEKAMRRMVVSNFLTAGEICMIAKRIYVPRSMHDEFVQKYIEAANKWVRVGDPFNREVTLGPVNNQKQVDFVQELIDDAKSHGAEVTKLGKILDPELFEQGYFMQPTLVTGAKQGDRIVKEEQFGPTVPIVAYEDVDEAVELANDSIFGLTSSVWGDEEEAMEVAARIEAGTTMINTAAIQGLDVRYEFGGVKQSGIGREYGEEGLEAYVHKHVINNPKTKDLPHIPE from the coding sequence ATGGCAACGACCACAGATCCGTTAACTGTACATGCGCTGATCAATGGCGAGAAAGTGGAGACAAAAGATAAAATCACACGGGAGAATCCATCAAATCCCGAAGAGATTGTCGGCTATGCGCCGTTAAATACAAAAGAGGACGCTGTCCGGGCAATTGATGCGGCAGATGAAGCATTCAAGGAATGGCGGAAGACAACACTTGATGAACGAATCGAGCGAATGGAACGTGCAATCCAGAAATTGCGTGATTCGCAGAAAGAAATCACAGAAGTACTGTCCCGGGAACATGGGAAACCAATTTACGATGCTGAAGGTGAACTGATCGTATCACTCATGTGGATGGAACATGCCTGCAAAACCGCAAAAGATGTATTGGGAGATGACGTAAGAGAAGACGAGAACGGACGCACGATTATCAAGCGTGATCCGATTGGTGTGGTATCTGCAATCGCACCATGGAACTATCCCATTTCGTTATCAACGATTAAAGTGGCGCCTGCTCTGCTGGCAGGGAATACCATTGTGGTAAAACCAAGTCCGCTTGCACCGCTGGCGGTCACAATTGTACTGGATATTATTGCACAGGAATTCCCGCCGGGAGTCCTTAATGTGCTGAACGGGGAAGCGGAAGTCGGAATCGAACTCACATCGAACCCGAAGGTCATGAAAATTGCATTTACCGGCGGAACGGAAACAGGACGAAAAATCATGGCGGCTGCTGCTCCGACGATTAAAAAGCTGACACTCGAACTTGGCGGGAATGACCCGGCAATTGTGTTGCCAAGCTTTGATGTAAATGATGAAAAAGCAATGCGCCGCATGGTCGTATCGAATTTCCTGACAGCCGGTGAAATCTGTATGATTGCGAAGCGGATTTATGTGCCGCGTTCCATGCATGATGAGTTCGTACAAAAGTATATTGAAGCTGCCAATAAATGGGTGCGTGTGGGAGATCCATTTAACCGGGAAGTAACACTCGGACCGGTCAATAATCAGAAACAGGTCGATTTTGTCCAGGAATTGATCGATGATGCCAAGTCGCATGGGGCTGAAGTGACAAAACTCGGAAAAATACTCGATCCTGAACTCTTTGAACAAGGGTATTTCATGCAGCCGACACTTGTGACCGGTGCCAAGCAAGGCGACCGGATCGTTAAAGAAGAACAATTCGGGCCAACCGTGCCGATTGTTGCGTATGAAGACGTGGATGAGGCTGTTGAACTGGCAAACGACAGTATTTTCGGACTGACAAGCTCTGTCTGGGGTGATGAAGAGGAAGCGATGGAAGTGGCAGCGCGCATTGAAGCGGGCACAACAATGATCAATACAGCCGCCATCCAAGGCCTCGATGTACGGTATGAATTCGGCGGTGTCAAACAATCCGGAATCGGCCGTGAATATGGAGAAGAAGGACTGGAAGCTTACGTCCATAAACACGTCATCAACAATCCGAAAACGAAAGATTTGCCGCATATTCCTGAGTAA
- a CDS encoding YpoC family protein, which yields MPSQKLTENEIAPFFAEWAVIREQLISLHRERSRQAAVTAADAIALYECLLLHCAEYDLMPVNGKERLHFIKANSGNYAAFRQLDELFSEMKKKIAVKRSQLNNANGAGAVPEGHGS from the coding sequence ATGCCGTCACAGAAATTGACTGAGAATGAAATCGCGCCTTTTTTTGCTGAGTGGGCAGTAATCCGGGAGCAATTGATTTCACTCCACCGGGAGCGCAGCAGGCAGGCAGCAGTCACTGCTGCTGATGCCATAGCCTTATATGAGTGTCTGCTGCTGCATTGCGCGGAGTATGATCTTATGCCGGTTAATGGAAAAGAGCGGCTGCATTTCATAAAAGCAAATTCCGGGAATTATGCAGCGTTTCGACAATTGGATGAATTATTTTCAGAGATGAAAAAGAAAATTGCTGTAAAACGCAGTCAATTAAACAATGCAAATGGAGCAGGGGCTGTTCCGGAAGGTCATGGATCATGA
- the nth gene encoding endonuclease III: MNKTEWMACLDEMDELFPDAHCELVHSNPFELVIAVLLSAQCTDALVNKVTPALFEKYKTPEDYLAVPVEELQLDIRSIGLYRNKAKNIQGLSRMLIDEFGGEVPEDRDTLTKLPGVGRKTANVVVSVAFDVPALAVDTHVERVSKRLGVCRWKDTPREVEETLMKKTPRDRWSKAHHQMIFFGRYHCKAQSPLCHICPLFDRCREGQKRDKKGLVKWHAVTEID; encoded by the coding sequence ATGAACAAAACCGAATGGATGGCATGTCTGGATGAAATGGATGAGCTGTTTCCGGATGCCCATTGCGAACTCGTTCACAGCAATCCGTTTGAACTGGTGATTGCGGTACTGCTGTCAGCTCAATGCACAGATGCGCTTGTCAATAAAGTGACGCCTGCATTATTCGAGAAGTATAAGACGCCGGAAGATTACTTGGCTGTGCCTGTGGAAGAGCTTCAGCTGGATATCCGGTCCATTGGATTGTACCGCAATAAAGCGAAAAACATCCAGGGCCTTTCAAGGATGCTGATAGATGAATTCGGCGGGGAGGTGCCGGAGGACCGGGATACGCTGACGAAGCTGCCGGGTGTTGGACGCAAGACGGCCAACGTTGTCGTGTCCGTTGCGTTTGACGTGCCGGCCCTTGCTGTGGATACGCATGTCGAACGCGTATCAAAACGGCTCGGTGTCTGCCGCTGGAAGGATACGCCGCGGGAAGTCGAAGAAACCCTCATGAAGAAAACTCCGCGTGATCGATGGTCAAAAGCGCATCATCAAATGATTTTCTTTGGACGCTACCACTGTAAAGCCCAGAGCCCGTTATGTCACATTTGCCCGTTGTTTGACCGGTGCCGGGAAGGGCAGAAACGGGACAAAAAAGGACTGGTTAAATGGCATGCCGTCACAGAAATTGACTGA
- a CDS encoding DnaD domain-containing protein: protein MQQRDRLRTWIEQGNVNISQLFFQFYKELKISDDEAMLLMHVHAFQQAGNPFPTPDEISGRMQSAQNTITGMLQNLMQRNFLAIEQEEKDGILTEKMSLQPLWDQLLDFLHREKEAGKEEEQKNMEGEIFKLFEQEFGRFLSPLESETITMWIDQDGHTPDVIRMALKEAVLSQKMSLRYIDRILFEWKKKNIKSSTDVSKHTLSFREKNIHALPVQGNAKKVEFYNWLEDRN, encoded by the coding sequence ATGCAACAGCGTGACCGGCTTCGCACCTGGATTGAGCAGGGAAATGTGAACATTTCCCAGCTTTTTTTTCAGTTTTATAAGGAACTGAAAATTTCAGATGACGAAGCGATGCTGCTCATGCACGTTCATGCGTTTCAGCAGGCGGGAAACCCGTTTCCGACACCTGATGAAATTTCAGGACGCATGCAATCGGCTCAGAACACAATCACCGGAATGCTGCAAAATCTCATGCAACGGAATTTCCTGGCGATTGAACAGGAAGAAAAAGACGGCATTCTTACGGAGAAGATGAGTCTTCAGCCGCTGTGGGATCAATTGCTGGATTTCCTGCACCGGGAAAAAGAAGCCGGAAAAGAAGAAGAGCAAAAAAACATGGAGGGTGAAATCTTCAAGCTGTTTGAACAGGAATTCGGCCGTTTCCTGTCGCCGCTCGAATCGGAAACGATTACAATGTGGATTGACCAGGATGGCCATACACCGGATGTAATCCGGATGGCGCTGAAAGAAGCGGTACTGTCACAGAAAATGAGTCTCCGCTACATAGACCGGATATTGTTCGAGTGGAAAAAGAAAAATATAAAATCTTCAACAGATGTCTCCAAGCATACGCTGTCGTTTCGGGAGAAGAACATCCATGCGCTTCCGGTTCAGGGCAATGCGAAAAAAGTGGAGTTCTATAACTGGCTCGAAGATCGGAACTAG
- the asnS gene encoding asparagine--tRNA ligase, with the protein MQKITIAQLPAHAGEQVKIGAWLSNKRSSGKIAFLQLRDGTGFVQGVVVKAEVGEEVFAQAKALTQETSLYITGEVKEDTRSSFGYELAVIGIEVIHEAVDFPITPKEHGTEFLMDNRHLWLRSRKQHAIMKIRNEIIRATYEFFNENGFVKVDPPILTGSAPEGTSELFATKYFEEDAYLSQSGQLYMEAAAMALGKVFSFGPTFRAEKSKTRRHLIEFWMIEPEMAFTEHHESLEVQEQFVAHVIQSVLKNCPLELERLERDTTKLEKIKAPFPRISYDDAIKFLNDNGFDDISWGDDFGAPHETAIAESYDMPVFITNYPIGIKPFYMQPHPERDDVVLCADLIAPEGYGEIIGGSERIHDFDLLKKRIEEHKLDEEAYKWYLELSKYGAVPHSGFGLGLERTVAWISGAEHVRETIPFPRLLNRLYP; encoded by the coding sequence ATGCAAAAAATTACAATAGCACAATTACCGGCGCATGCCGGCGAACAAGTAAAAATCGGGGCTTGGCTCTCGAACAAACGGTCAAGCGGCAAAATTGCATTTCTGCAGCTGCGGGACGGAACAGGATTTGTACAGGGCGTTGTTGTGAAAGCCGAAGTCGGAGAAGAAGTCTTCGCGCAGGCAAAAGCATTGACGCAGGAAACTTCTCTGTATATCACCGGCGAAGTAAAGGAAGACACCCGTTCTTCATTCGGTTATGAATTGGCTGTCATCGGAATTGAAGTCATCCACGAAGCGGTTGATTTTCCGATTACACCAAAAGAGCACGGGACAGAATTCCTGATGGACAACCGACACCTGTGGCTCCGCTCGCGTAAACAGCACGCCATCATGAAAATCCGCAATGAAATTATCCGGGCGACTTATGAGTTTTTCAATGAGAACGGGTTTGTTAAAGTGGATCCGCCGATTTTGACCGGGTCTGCACCTGAAGGCACTTCCGAGTTGTTTGCAACAAAATACTTTGAAGAAGATGCCTATTTGTCCCAGTCCGGACAATTGTACATGGAAGCGGCAGCTATGGCGCTTGGCAAAGTATTTTCGTTCGGTCCGACATTCCGGGCTGAAAAATCAAAAACACGGCGGCACCTCATTGAATTCTGGATGATTGAACCGGAAATGGCATTCACTGAGCACCATGAGAGCCTGGAAGTGCAGGAGCAGTTTGTGGCGCACGTTATCCAGTCCGTGCTGAAAAACTGCCCGCTGGAACTTGAACGGCTGGAGCGGGACACGACAAAGCTTGAGAAGATCAAAGCGCCATTCCCGCGAATCTCCTATGACGATGCGATCAAGTTTCTGAATGATAACGGATTCGACGATATTTCATGGGGTGATGATTTCGGAGCACCGCATGAAACCGCTATTGCAGAAAGTTACGATATGCCGGTATTCATTACGAATTACCCAATCGGCATTAAGCCGTTTTATATGCAGCCGCACCCGGAACGGGATGATGTCGTGCTTTGTGCAGACCTGATCGCACCGGAAGGCTACGGCGAGATCATCGGAGGCTCTGAGCGGATTCATGATTTCGACCTATTGAAGAAACGGATCGAAGAGCATAAACTGGATGAAGAAGCATATAAATGGTACTTGGAATTATCGAAGTACGGAGCAGTTCCGCATTCCGGATTTGGCTTGGGACTGGAACGGACAGTTGCCTGGATCAGCGGAGCGGAACATGTCCGCGAGACCATCCCGTTCCCGCGCCTGCTGAACAGATTGTATCCATAA
- a CDS encoding pyridoxal phosphate-dependent aminotransferase has product MGKLAQRVKALTPSSTLAITAKAKELKAQGADVIGLGAGEPDFNTPDNILQAAERSMEAGHTKYTPSGGLPALKKAVINKLAQDQKLTYEASEIMVGIGAKHVLYTLFQVLLNEGDEVIIPIPYWVSYPEQVKLAGGKPVYITATADSDYKISAAQLANAVTDRTKAVILNSPSNPSGMVYTKEELKELAEVCRERDIWIVSDEIYEKLLYGAVEHVSVAELSEDAKRRTIIVNGVSKSHSMTGWRIGYAAGDREVIKAMTDLASHSTSNPVTTSQYAAIEAYEGPQDAVETMRTAFEERLEAIYPKVAAIPGFRLLKPQGAFYLLPDVSEAAQKTGYESVDEYAEALLTEANVAVIPGSGFGSPDTIRLSYATSMDQLTEAVNRIHQFTEEKWQK; this is encoded by the coding sequence GTGGGAAAATTAGCACAGCGCGTGAAGGCATTAACGCCATCTTCAACGCTTGCCATTACGGCGAAAGCGAAGGAATTGAAAGCGCAGGGAGCGGATGTGATCGGCCTGGGAGCGGGAGAACCGGATTTTAATACACCGGATAATATCCTGCAGGCGGCTGAAAGATCCATGGAAGCCGGTCACACAAAATACACACCGTCAGGCGGACTGCCGGCACTGAAAAAAGCGGTTATCAATAAACTTGCACAGGATCAGAAACTGACTTATGAAGCGAGTGAAATCATGGTCGGAATCGGCGCAAAGCATGTTTTATATACACTGTTTCAAGTGCTGCTGAACGAAGGCGATGAAGTGATCATTCCGATTCCTTACTGGGTGAGTTATCCTGAACAGGTCAAACTGGCAGGGGGAAAGCCGGTTTACATAACAGCGACTGCGGACAGCGATTACAAGATCTCTGCAGCGCAGCTGGCGAACGCAGTGACAGACCGGACAAAAGCGGTCATTCTGAACTCCCCGAGCAATCCATCCGGCATGGTGTATACGAAAGAGGAACTGAAGGAACTTGCTGAAGTATGCCGGGAACGGGATATCTGGATTGTGTCGGATGAAATTTACGAAAAACTTCTTTACGGCGCTGTTGAGCATGTGTCGGTTGCTGAATTGTCGGAAGATGCCAAGCGCCGGACAATTATCGTCAACGGCGTCTCTAAATCCCATTCGATGACCGGATGGCGGATCGGCTATGCTGCAGGCGACCGGGAAGTCATCAAAGCCATGACGGATTTGGCCAGCCATTCTACCTCCAACCCGGTCACAACATCCCAATATGCTGCCATTGAAGCGTATGAAGGTCCGCAGGATGCAGTAGAAACCATGCGGACGGCTTTTGAAGAGCGGCTGGAAGCCATTTATCCTAAAGTTGCAGCTATCCCCGGATTCCGGCTGCTAAAGCCGCAGGGCGCCTTTTACCTGTTACCCGACGTATCAGAAGCCGCACAAAAGACCGGATACGAATCGGTGGATGAGTATGCTGAAGCGTTGCTGACCGAGGCGAATGTTGCTGTCATTCCGGGATCCGGATTCGGTTCACCGGATACGATTCGTCTATCCTATGCCACCTCAATGGACCAGCTGACAGAAGCGGTAAACCGGATTCACCAATTCACAGAAGAAAAATGGCAGAAATGA
- a CDS encoding PepSY domain-containing protein yields MAWWMKFVGAFLLLLAAVAGIVIAVSAVMPFTDAKRAAEEQALSGQLLMEVEETTIYNGSSQTVTVIGKGPDGARLAVFVPEDGEMTVFPLQGTVTAAQAEAAALEEAEGAEVLHVRLGPSAEGPVWEVAFKGADGRLNYVYISAEDGSWRERILNL; encoded by the coding sequence ATGGCGTGGTGGATGAAATTCGTTGGCGCCTTTTTACTGCTGCTTGCGGCTGTTGCCGGGATTGTCATTGCAGTCTCGGCAGTTATGCCGTTTACTGACGCAAAACGGGCAGCTGAAGAACAAGCCTTGTCTGGGCAGCTTCTTATGGAAGTTGAGGAAACAACGATTTATAACGGAAGTTCACAGACAGTCACTGTTATTGGAAAGGGACCGGATGGCGCACGGCTGGCTGTCTTTGTTCCTGAAGATGGCGAAATGACTGTTTTTCCGCTTCAGGGAACTGTCACTGCAGCGCAAGCGGAAGCTGCTGCTTTGGAGGAAGCTGAAGGGGCGGAAGTGCTGCATGTCCGGCTGGGTCCAAGTGCGGAAGGCCCGGTGTGGGAAGTGGCATTCAAAGGAGCCGACGGTCGCTTGAATTATGTTTATATCAGTGCAGAAGACGGTTCATGGCGGGAACGGATACTGAATTTGTGA
- a CDS encoding YpmA family protein: MESKIEVLSTITVDYQPDLYKVVDALNRTLKDDDLMFGLALDKDDKEKAVFTIYRT; encoded by the coding sequence ATGGAATCGAAAATAGAAGTTCTTTCTACAATTACTGTCGATTATCAGCCTGATTTATACAAGGTTGTGGATGCGCTGAACCGGACATTGAAAGATGACGATCTCATGTTTGGCCTGGCCCTTGATAAAGACGACAAAGAAAAAGCCGTTTTTACGATTTATCGGACGTAG